In Rhodamnia argentea isolate NSW1041297 chromosome 11, ASM2092103v1, whole genome shotgun sequence, one genomic interval encodes:
- the LOC115728905 gene encoding uncharacterized protein At2g33490 isoform X2, with the protein MKSSLGKLRRFAALHKNDQKEKLEFPPSAQLDELAQASKDMQAMRNCYDSLLSAAAATANSAYEFSESLQEMGTCLLEKTSHGDGETGRVLSMLGQAQFELQKLIDNYRSHIILTIINPSESLFNELRTVEEMKRQCDEKRDVYEFMMTQQREKGKSKSGKVESFSLQQIQRAHDECEEEATLCVFRLKSLKQGQCRSLLTQAARHHAAQLNFFRKGLKSLEAVEPHVRMVTEEQHIDYQFSGLEDDGEDGEDDSADVYDAKQDGESSFDYRRDSQGLNVGWQSKNSMEVDDVNLSYFQSPTAEGAEVNIEKSQGDVLGREYKMGSHSAPIIPEKKFDPAEKARHVQQLSTPKSNSYVLPTPVDVKNLPSRTNYSAPRSRPAGVSGQNPNLWHSSPLEIRKQDLKAVPEVRESTSSHNGFGQLPPPLMEGPVYNAEKVKRQAFSGPLTPMPKKPVLNASGPIFPSHEVQLVSGVLPRSAQPSSSPKASPTASPPLVSSPRISELHELPRPPGNLAMKPVKSSVFIGHSALLVPRNPEGSANSRIPSAASPLPPPPLNMPRSFSIPSSSQRAIGIKVTKTAESQQLLEKVEEVSSPPLTPISIANIKPVSAVAAYQPGSVRDE; encoded by the exons ATGAAGTCTTCTCTTGGGAAGCTTCGGAGATTCGCCGCACTCCACAAGAACGATCAGAAGGAGAAGCTGGAGTTTCCGCCTTCAGCTCAGCTCGATGAACTCGCTCAGGCATCGAAG GACATGCAAGCGATGAGAAATTGCTATGATAGCTTGCTCTCGGCTGCTGCTGCAACAGCAAACAGCGCATATG AGTTCTCAGAGTCGCTGCAGGAAATGGGTACTTGTCTCTTGGAGAAAACTTCACACGGTGATGGAGAGACTG GTAGAGTTCTGTCAATGCTGGGACAAGCCCAGTTTGAACTTCAAAAACTTATCGACAACTAT CGTTCTCATATAATCTTGACAATTATAAATCCATCAGAATCTCTTTTCAATGAACTTCGGACTGTCGAG GAGATGAAGAGACAATGCGACGAGAAAAG AGATGTATACGAATTTATGATGACGCAacagagggaaaaaggaaagtcGAAGAGTGGGAAAGTTGAAAGTTTCAGTTTGCAGCAAATACAAAGAGCGCATGATGAATGTGAAGAGGAGGCAACACTATGTGTTTTTCGTTTAAAATCGTTGAAGCAAGGGCAGTGTCGGAGTCTTCTAACTCAGGCAGCCCGCCACCATGCTGCTCAG CTAAATTTTTTCCGGAAGGGTCTAAAATCCCTCGAGGCAGTTGAACCTCATGTCAGAATGGTTACAGAGGAGCAGCATATTGATTACCAATTTAGTGGACTTGAAGACGACggtgaagatggtgaagatgaCAGTGCAGATGTCTATGATGCTAAACAAGACGGGGAATCAAGTTTTGACTACAGACGAGATTCTCAGGGCCTGAATGTCGGTTGGCAATCAAAGAATTCAATGGAG GTGGACGATGTGAACCTTTCATATTTTCAAAGCCCTACTGCGGAAGGTGCAGAG GTGAATATTGAAAAAAGCCAAGGGGATGTCCTTGGTAGAGAATACAAAATGGGCAGCCATTCAGCTCCAATAATTCCTGAGAAGAAGTTTGATCCTGCTGAAAAAGCAAGACACGTGCAGCAATTATCTACGCCAAAGTCCAACTCGTACGTGTTGCCTACTCCTGTTGATGTGAAGAATCTTCCTTCAAGAACAAATTATTCAGCTCCACGGTCTCGGCCAGCCGGCGTTAGTGGACAGAACCCAAATTTGTGGCACTCTTCTCCATTGGAGATAAGAAAGCAAGACCTAAAAGCTGTACCAGAAGTCAGAGAGAGCACTAGTAGTCACAATGGTTTTGGCCAATTGCCTCCTCCTCTGATGGAGGGACCTGTGTATAATGcagaaaaagtcaaaaggcAAGCCTTCTCTGGTCCGCTGACACCTATGCCTAAGAAGCCTGTCCTAAATGCAAGTGGTCCCATCTTTCCTTCTCATGAAGTCCAACTGGTTTCTGGAGTACTTCCACGCTCTGCTCAGCCTTCATCATCTCCAAAAGCATCCCCTACTGCTTCACCTCCTCTTGTTTCTTCTCCAAGGATAAGTGAGCTTCATGAGCTTCCTAGACCACCCGGAAATCTGGCTATGAAGCCAGTCAAATCTTCTGTATTCATTGGTCACTCTGCTCTATTAGTGCCCAGAAATCCGGAGGGTTCTGCAAACAGTAGAATACCCTCAGCAGCGTCTCCACTTCCACCTCCTCCGTTGAATATGCCTCGAAGTTTTTCCATACCTTCAAGTAGTCAAAGAGCAATAGGAATCAAAGTGACCAAGACAGCGGAGTCCcaacaacttttagaaaaagTGGAAGAAGTATCTTCGCCTCCATTAACTCCTATTTCTATAGCGAACATCAAACCAGTTTCAGCTGTTGCTGCCTATCAGCCTGGTTCTGTGAGAGATGAATGA
- the LOC115728905 gene encoding uncharacterized protein At2g33490 isoform X3 gives MKSSLGKLRRFAALHKNDQKEKLEFPPSAQLDELAQASKDMQAMRNCYDSLLSAAAATANSAYGRVLSMLGQAQFELQKLIDNYRSHIILTIINPSESLFNELRTVEEMKRQCDEKRDVYEFMMTQQREKGKSKSGKVESFSLQQIQRAHDECEEEATLCVFRLKSLKQGQCRSLLTQAARHHAAQLNFFRKGLKSLEAVEPHVRMVTEEQHIDYQFSGLEDDGEDGEDDSADVYDAKQDGESSFDYRRDSQGLNVGWQSKNSMEVDDVNLSYFQSPTAEGAEQVNIEKSQGDVLGREYKMGSHSAPIIPEKKFDPAEKARHVQQLSTPKSNSYVLPTPVDVKNLPSRTNYSAPRSRPAGVSGQNPNLWHSSPLEIRKQDLKAVPEVRESTSSHNGFGQLPPPLMEGPVYNAEKVKRQAFSGPLTPMPKKPVLNASGPIFPSHEVQLVSGVLPRSAQPSSSPKASPTASPPLVSSPRISELHELPRPPGNLAMKPVKSSVFIGHSALLVPRNPEGSANSRIPSAASPLPPPPLNMPRSFSIPSSSQRAIGIKVTKTAESQQLLEKVEEVSSPPLTPISIANIKPVSAVAAYQPGSVRDE, from the exons ATGAAGTCTTCTCTTGGGAAGCTTCGGAGATTCGCCGCACTCCACAAGAACGATCAGAAGGAGAAGCTGGAGTTTCCGCCTTCAGCTCAGCTCGATGAACTCGCTCAGGCATCGAAG GACATGCAAGCGATGAGAAATTGCTATGATAGCTTGCTCTCGGCTGCTGCTGCAACAGCAAACAGCGCATATG GTAGAGTTCTGTCAATGCTGGGACAAGCCCAGTTTGAACTTCAAAAACTTATCGACAACTAT CGTTCTCATATAATCTTGACAATTATAAATCCATCAGAATCTCTTTTCAATGAACTTCGGACTGTCGAG GAGATGAAGAGACAATGCGACGAGAAAAG AGATGTATACGAATTTATGATGACGCAacagagggaaaaaggaaagtcGAAGAGTGGGAAAGTTGAAAGTTTCAGTTTGCAGCAAATACAAAGAGCGCATGATGAATGTGAAGAGGAGGCAACACTATGTGTTTTTCGTTTAAAATCGTTGAAGCAAGGGCAGTGTCGGAGTCTTCTAACTCAGGCAGCCCGCCACCATGCTGCTCAG CTAAATTTTTTCCGGAAGGGTCTAAAATCCCTCGAGGCAGTTGAACCTCATGTCAGAATGGTTACAGAGGAGCAGCATATTGATTACCAATTTAGTGGACTTGAAGACGACggtgaagatggtgaagatgaCAGTGCAGATGTCTATGATGCTAAACAAGACGGGGAATCAAGTTTTGACTACAGACGAGATTCTCAGGGCCTGAATGTCGGTTGGCAATCAAAGAATTCAATGGAG GTGGACGATGTGAACCTTTCATATTTTCAAAGCCCTACTGCGGAAGGTGCAGAG CAGGTGAATATTGAAAAAAGCCAAGGGGATGTCCTTGGTAGAGAATACAAAATGGGCAGCCATTCAGCTCCAATAATTCCTGAGAAGAAGTTTGATCCTGCTGAAAAAGCAAGACACGTGCAGCAATTATCTACGCCAAAGTCCAACTCGTACGTGTTGCCTACTCCTGTTGATGTGAAGAATCTTCCTTCAAGAACAAATTATTCAGCTCCACGGTCTCGGCCAGCCGGCGTTAGTGGACAGAACCCAAATTTGTGGCACTCTTCTCCATTGGAGATAAGAAAGCAAGACCTAAAAGCTGTACCAGAAGTCAGAGAGAGCACTAGTAGTCACAATGGTTTTGGCCAATTGCCTCCTCCTCTGATGGAGGGACCTGTGTATAATGcagaaaaagtcaaaaggcAAGCCTTCTCTGGTCCGCTGACACCTATGCCTAAGAAGCCTGTCCTAAATGCAAGTGGTCCCATCTTTCCTTCTCATGAAGTCCAACTGGTTTCTGGAGTACTTCCACGCTCTGCTCAGCCTTCATCATCTCCAAAAGCATCCCCTACTGCTTCACCTCCTCTTGTTTCTTCTCCAAGGATAAGTGAGCTTCATGAGCTTCCTAGACCACCCGGAAATCTGGCTATGAAGCCAGTCAAATCTTCTGTATTCATTGGTCACTCTGCTCTATTAGTGCCCAGAAATCCGGAGGGTTCTGCAAACAGTAGAATACCCTCAGCAGCGTCTCCACTTCCACCTCCTCCGTTGAATATGCCTCGAAGTTTTTCCATACCTTCAAGTAGTCAAAGAGCAATAGGAATCAAAGTGACCAAGACAGCGGAGTCCcaacaacttttagaaaaagTGGAAGAAGTATCTTCGCCTCCATTAACTCCTATTTCTATAGCGAACATCAAACCAGTTTCAGCTGTTGCTGCCTATCAGCCTGGTTCTGTGAGAGATGAATGA
- the LOC115728905 gene encoding uncharacterized protein At2g33490 isoform X1, with protein MKSSLGKLRRFAALHKNDQKEKLEFPPSAQLDELAQASKDMQAMRNCYDSLLSAAAATANSAYEFSESLQEMGTCLLEKTSHGDGETGRVLSMLGQAQFELQKLIDNYRSHIILTIINPSESLFNELRTVEEMKRQCDEKRDVYEFMMTQQREKGKSKSGKVESFSLQQIQRAHDECEEEATLCVFRLKSLKQGQCRSLLTQAARHHAAQLNFFRKGLKSLEAVEPHVRMVTEEQHIDYQFSGLEDDGEDGEDDSADVYDAKQDGESSFDYRRDSQGLNVGWQSKNSMEVDDVNLSYFQSPTAEGAEQVNIEKSQGDVLGREYKMGSHSAPIIPEKKFDPAEKARHVQQLSTPKSNSYVLPTPVDVKNLPSRTNYSAPRSRPAGVSGQNPNLWHSSPLEIRKQDLKAVPEVRESTSSHNGFGQLPPPLMEGPVYNAEKVKRQAFSGPLTPMPKKPVLNASGPIFPSHEVQLVSGVLPRSAQPSSSPKASPTASPPLVSSPRISELHELPRPPGNLAMKPVKSSVFIGHSALLVPRNPEGSANSRIPSAASPLPPPPLNMPRSFSIPSSSQRAIGIKVTKTAESQQLLEKVEEVSSPPLTPISIANIKPVSAVAAYQPGSVRDE; from the exons ATGAAGTCTTCTCTTGGGAAGCTTCGGAGATTCGCCGCACTCCACAAGAACGATCAGAAGGAGAAGCTGGAGTTTCCGCCTTCAGCTCAGCTCGATGAACTCGCTCAGGCATCGAAG GACATGCAAGCGATGAGAAATTGCTATGATAGCTTGCTCTCGGCTGCTGCTGCAACAGCAAACAGCGCATATG AGTTCTCAGAGTCGCTGCAGGAAATGGGTACTTGTCTCTTGGAGAAAACTTCACACGGTGATGGAGAGACTG GTAGAGTTCTGTCAATGCTGGGACAAGCCCAGTTTGAACTTCAAAAACTTATCGACAACTAT CGTTCTCATATAATCTTGACAATTATAAATCCATCAGAATCTCTTTTCAATGAACTTCGGACTGTCGAG GAGATGAAGAGACAATGCGACGAGAAAAG AGATGTATACGAATTTATGATGACGCAacagagggaaaaaggaaagtcGAAGAGTGGGAAAGTTGAAAGTTTCAGTTTGCAGCAAATACAAAGAGCGCATGATGAATGTGAAGAGGAGGCAACACTATGTGTTTTTCGTTTAAAATCGTTGAAGCAAGGGCAGTGTCGGAGTCTTCTAACTCAGGCAGCCCGCCACCATGCTGCTCAG CTAAATTTTTTCCGGAAGGGTCTAAAATCCCTCGAGGCAGTTGAACCTCATGTCAGAATGGTTACAGAGGAGCAGCATATTGATTACCAATTTAGTGGACTTGAAGACGACggtgaagatggtgaagatgaCAGTGCAGATGTCTATGATGCTAAACAAGACGGGGAATCAAGTTTTGACTACAGACGAGATTCTCAGGGCCTGAATGTCGGTTGGCAATCAAAGAATTCAATGGAG GTGGACGATGTGAACCTTTCATATTTTCAAAGCCCTACTGCGGAAGGTGCAGAG CAGGTGAATATTGAAAAAAGCCAAGGGGATGTCCTTGGTAGAGAATACAAAATGGGCAGCCATTCAGCTCCAATAATTCCTGAGAAGAAGTTTGATCCTGCTGAAAAAGCAAGACACGTGCAGCAATTATCTACGCCAAAGTCCAACTCGTACGTGTTGCCTACTCCTGTTGATGTGAAGAATCTTCCTTCAAGAACAAATTATTCAGCTCCACGGTCTCGGCCAGCCGGCGTTAGTGGACAGAACCCAAATTTGTGGCACTCTTCTCCATTGGAGATAAGAAAGCAAGACCTAAAAGCTGTACCAGAAGTCAGAGAGAGCACTAGTAGTCACAATGGTTTTGGCCAATTGCCTCCTCCTCTGATGGAGGGACCTGTGTATAATGcagaaaaagtcaaaaggcAAGCCTTCTCTGGTCCGCTGACACCTATGCCTAAGAAGCCTGTCCTAAATGCAAGTGGTCCCATCTTTCCTTCTCATGAAGTCCAACTGGTTTCTGGAGTACTTCCACGCTCTGCTCAGCCTTCATCATCTCCAAAAGCATCCCCTACTGCTTCACCTCCTCTTGTTTCTTCTCCAAGGATAAGTGAGCTTCATGAGCTTCCTAGACCACCCGGAAATCTGGCTATGAAGCCAGTCAAATCTTCTGTATTCATTGGTCACTCTGCTCTATTAGTGCCCAGAAATCCGGAGGGTTCTGCAAACAGTAGAATACCCTCAGCAGCGTCTCCACTTCCACCTCCTCCGTTGAATATGCCTCGAAGTTTTTCCATACCTTCAAGTAGTCAAAGAGCAATAGGAATCAAAGTGACCAAGACAGCGGAGTCCcaacaacttttagaaaaagTGGAAGAAGTATCTTCGCCTCCATTAACTCCTATTTCTATAGCGAACATCAAACCAGTTTCAGCTGTTGCTGCCTATCAGCCTGGTTCTGTGAGAGATGAATGA
- the LOC115728905 gene encoding uncharacterized protein At2g33490 isoform X4, giving the protein MGTCLLEKTSHGDGETGRVLSMLGQAQFELQKLIDNYRSHIILTIINPSESLFNELRTVEEMKRQCDEKRDVYEFMMTQQREKGKSKSGKVESFSLQQIQRAHDECEEEATLCVFRLKSLKQGQCRSLLTQAARHHAAQLNFFRKGLKSLEAVEPHVRMVTEEQHIDYQFSGLEDDGEDGEDDSADVYDAKQDGESSFDYRRDSQGLNVGWQSKNSMEVDDVNLSYFQSPTAEGAEQVNIEKSQGDVLGREYKMGSHSAPIIPEKKFDPAEKARHVQQLSTPKSNSYVLPTPVDVKNLPSRTNYSAPRSRPAGVSGQNPNLWHSSPLEIRKQDLKAVPEVRESTSSHNGFGQLPPPLMEGPVYNAEKVKRQAFSGPLTPMPKKPVLNASGPIFPSHEVQLVSGVLPRSAQPSSSPKASPTASPPLVSSPRISELHELPRPPGNLAMKPVKSSVFIGHSALLVPRNPEGSANSRIPSAASPLPPPPLNMPRSFSIPSSSQRAIGIKVTKTAESQQLLEKVEEVSSPPLTPISIANIKPVSAVAAYQPGSVRDE; this is encoded by the exons ATGGGTACTTGTCTCTTGGAGAAAACTTCACACGGTGATGGAGAGACTG GTAGAGTTCTGTCAATGCTGGGACAAGCCCAGTTTGAACTTCAAAAACTTATCGACAACTAT CGTTCTCATATAATCTTGACAATTATAAATCCATCAGAATCTCTTTTCAATGAACTTCGGACTGTCGAG GAGATGAAGAGACAATGCGACGAGAAAAG AGATGTATACGAATTTATGATGACGCAacagagggaaaaaggaaagtcGAAGAGTGGGAAAGTTGAAAGTTTCAGTTTGCAGCAAATACAAAGAGCGCATGATGAATGTGAAGAGGAGGCAACACTATGTGTTTTTCGTTTAAAATCGTTGAAGCAAGGGCAGTGTCGGAGTCTTCTAACTCAGGCAGCCCGCCACCATGCTGCTCAG CTAAATTTTTTCCGGAAGGGTCTAAAATCCCTCGAGGCAGTTGAACCTCATGTCAGAATGGTTACAGAGGAGCAGCATATTGATTACCAATTTAGTGGACTTGAAGACGACggtgaagatggtgaagatgaCAGTGCAGATGTCTATGATGCTAAACAAGACGGGGAATCAAGTTTTGACTACAGACGAGATTCTCAGGGCCTGAATGTCGGTTGGCAATCAAAGAATTCAATGGAG GTGGACGATGTGAACCTTTCATATTTTCAAAGCCCTACTGCGGAAGGTGCAGAG CAGGTGAATATTGAAAAAAGCCAAGGGGATGTCCTTGGTAGAGAATACAAAATGGGCAGCCATTCAGCTCCAATAATTCCTGAGAAGAAGTTTGATCCTGCTGAAAAAGCAAGACACGTGCAGCAATTATCTACGCCAAAGTCCAACTCGTACGTGTTGCCTACTCCTGTTGATGTGAAGAATCTTCCTTCAAGAACAAATTATTCAGCTCCACGGTCTCGGCCAGCCGGCGTTAGTGGACAGAACCCAAATTTGTGGCACTCTTCTCCATTGGAGATAAGAAAGCAAGACCTAAAAGCTGTACCAGAAGTCAGAGAGAGCACTAGTAGTCACAATGGTTTTGGCCAATTGCCTCCTCCTCTGATGGAGGGACCTGTGTATAATGcagaaaaagtcaaaaggcAAGCCTTCTCTGGTCCGCTGACACCTATGCCTAAGAAGCCTGTCCTAAATGCAAGTGGTCCCATCTTTCCTTCTCATGAAGTCCAACTGGTTTCTGGAGTACTTCCACGCTCTGCTCAGCCTTCATCATCTCCAAAAGCATCCCCTACTGCTTCACCTCCTCTTGTTTCTTCTCCAAGGATAAGTGAGCTTCATGAGCTTCCTAGACCACCCGGAAATCTGGCTATGAAGCCAGTCAAATCTTCTGTATTCATTGGTCACTCTGCTCTATTAGTGCCCAGAAATCCGGAGGGTTCTGCAAACAGTAGAATACCCTCAGCAGCGTCTCCACTTCCACCTCCTCCGTTGAATATGCCTCGAAGTTTTTCCATACCTTCAAGTAGTCAAAGAGCAATAGGAATCAAAGTGACCAAGACAGCGGAGTCCcaacaacttttagaaaaagTGGAAGAAGTATCTTCGCCTCCATTAACTCCTATTTCTATAGCGAACATCAAACCAGTTTCAGCTGTTGCTGCCTATCAGCCTGGTTCTGTGAGAGATGAATGA